ATGATCCTGAGTCCCTTTCCGTCGGCGATCCTGGAGGTCCAGGGCGAATTCGTCGGCTGCGGGTCACACGGTGCACCGACGAATGTCGGTGCACCGTGTGACCCTCGGAGGTCATTGGCCACGGCTGACCTTAGCGACGTGTGCGGCAGAGTCAACCCCTGCCGTTGTCGGGTCCCGACGTCGTTCATCGTGTCGTCGGACCATCATCACCGTTCCGGTGGCGGCCGGTGAGGCACCGTGCGACAACCGACGACGGGCCACCTCCCGGCGTCGATTGTGTCCTCGAGCACGCATCTTCAGATCAGACGCGCCCGATCCGCCCGTGTTCGATCATGCTCCGGGTGACCCCGTTGCCCGGCGTCGAGTCACCGTGCGCCACCCGAATACCAGAATGAGGAAGAGGAGTGCTGCCCCGATGATGACGCCGTTGACGAAGCGTCCGTCCTCGGCTCCGAGGGACGACAGGTCCATGAGCGGGCACGCCCCATACGAGATCGTCCAGGTAGCGCCGTACTGCGAATCGGACAGCCGTGCTCCCGTCGAGGAGACGGAGATGGCCGACGGCATTCCCCACCGGTACGTGAGATCGAGCCCATCGACGAGCGCCGTGTCCGCACGGGTTGCATCCACCCGTTTACTCGTGGGGTTGCAGGTGGCATCGAGGACATCGCCCACCCCGCCCCGCGATGCCAGCGAAAACGTCGCAGAGACCATCCCGCCGGCGTCGTCGGTGGAGACGGGCGTGAACTCGCTTGTGAGGAGCGCCTGCAGGGGAACCCGCGTTGGGAGCCCCGTGATGCCGGCCTGCGCCTCACCCCCGGGTGCCGTACCCGATGTGGGCTGGGTGCGCGTCGGAGTTGCGGGATCACCGGGTCCGGGGGCGGCCCAGTAGCCACCCGTCGCCTCGAGGATCGGCTGCAGCGGGCGCAGTACGCCGAGAGCGCTCTTCAGGTCGTCCAACTGCGAGGTACCCGCCCGCAGACGGCGCACCGACGTAAGAACGACCGTCCCGTCGGCCTCGGTGCGCTGGAGGAACGGCAACGACTGGTTGCCCGGTGCCCCCCAGTGCTCGTCGCGCGCATTGAGGAACTCCTCGAACGTCCCGGCCGAGAGTTGCGCCGGGAGGTCCAGCGCACGCTGCGCGGCCGGATCCATCCGCAGTTCGAGCCCGAGGTTGCCGCCGCCATCGGGCGCGATGTCGATGAACTGCGAGAGTTGCGCGCTGCACCCCGAGAGCACGGGGACAATCAGAACGGACGCGACCGCGGACGCGATGCGGCGCGCTCTGCGGGAGGTCACGCCGACTCCCGTTCGGTCATCTCGTCACGGCGGCGGATCAGACCGACGGCATGGGCGCGGCCGTCGCGATCGAGCGTCGCGAAGTCCTCGTGTGAGAGGTTGCCGGCGCGATGGTCCATCTCAACTTCCCGGATGGCATCGAGTGCCTGCCAGAGGTCGTCCTCCACCGCGCGACGATCATCCGACCACGCGGAGGTGGGGGCGGGGGATCTGACGATGAGTGGCCATGCGACCAGCGCCACGAGGCCGACGCTGAGGATGGCGATGAGTGCGTAGGCCATCGCTGCGCGAGGCTACTCGCGCACCCCGTCGTCGGCCCGCGCCGGAGCCGGAATGACGGCATCACGCGGACGTCGGGGTGGCCAGACAGCAACGAGGGACCCGGCGAGCATGATGAGTCCGCCGACCCAGATCCACATCATCATCGGGTTGACGAACACGCTGATCCGCGCGAGGCCATCCGGTGTGAGCCCCACCAGCACCACGTACACGTCGCGCAGTGGTGAGGAGTCGATGGCCACCTCGGTGGATCGCTGCATCTGCGCGGTGAACATGTCCACTCGGGGCACCAGCGTTGCGACGCGCGCGCCTCCCTCCGACACCGCCAGCGTCACGCCCACGCTCATCGTGTGATCTCCTTGGGTACGAGTTCCGCCCTCGTTAGTGAACGTGTAGCCCGAGACCTCGCCACTCGCTCCCAAACGCAGCGCCAGATCACCCTGGGAGGAGAACGCGCCCTGACAGGCGATGGCCACGATCAGGGACACCACGCCCAGATGTACGACGTACCCGCCGTAGCGGCGACGGTTTCGCACGAACAACTGCCCAAGCGTAGCCGGCCAGGACACGTCGCCCAACTGGCGACGCACCGCCACCCCGCGCCAGTACTCCCCGATGATGCACGCGACCGTGAAGGCGGCGAGGACGATGGCCGCAGCAGCCCACCAGTGCGATCCGTCCTGGGCCACGCCCACCGCGGGGATGACCGCGATGATGGCGACCACGAGGGGGGGACCGAAGCGACGTCGCAGCTCAGCCGGTGACACCGTCCGCCACGGAATGAGCGGCCCGACCCCGGTGAAAAACAGCAGCGCGAGCCCGACCGGGGCGGCCACTTGGTTGAAGAATCCCTGTCCCACGGTGATCCGGTCGCCGCGCACGACCTCCGACAGCACCGGGAAGATCGTCCCCCAGAATACGGCGAATGCGAGTCCTACGAGCAGGAGGTTGTTGTAGAGGAAGATCGCCTCCCGGCTGATGTAACTCTCGAGGGAATTTTCGCTCCGCAGTAACGGCAGTCGCGTAACGAGCAGGGCGAACGACCCCACGAGGATCGCCACGATGAAGGCGAGGAAGTACGGCCCGAGCGTGCTCTCACCAAAGGCGTGCACCGACGACAGGATCCCCGACCGGGTGAGGAACGTGCCGAACAGCGCCAACGTGAACGTGAGGATGATGAGCACCATGTTCCAGATGCGCAGCATTCCCCGACGTTCTTGGACCATGACCGAATGGAGAAACGCCGTCGCCACGAGCCACGGCATGAGCGCGGCGTTCTCCACCGGATCCCAGGCCCAGTACCCGCCCCACCCGAGTTCCTCGTAGGCCCAGCGCGATCCGAGGATTATCCCGAGGGTAAGGAACAGCCACGAGACGACGGTCCAGCGCCTCACCGATGTGATCCACGTGGAGTCGAGACGACGGGTCACCAACGCGGCGATCGCGAACGCGAACGGCACCGACAGCCCCACATACCCGATGTAGAGCAGCGGTGGATGACTCTCCATGTAGACGTTCTGCAACAGCGGATTGAGGCCACGACCGTTCACGGGCACCGGCGACACCGTGGCGAACGGGCTCGTCACGAACGACAGCACGCTGGTAAAGAACGCCGACGTGCCCATGAGCACCGCGATAACCACGGGCATGAGCTGGCGATTGCGGCGACGGTTGGTGACGACCACCAGCACCGCGACCAGCGAGATCAGCCACGCCCAGAGCAGGAGCGACCCGGCTTGGCTGCCCCACAGGGCGGTGAGTTTGTACCGCCACCCGAGCGTGCGATCGGAGTACCCCGCAACGTTTGCGATGTCGAAGCGATCGGTGAGCAGGGCCACCCACATGGCCACCGCCGCCGTCGTGGTGGCGATGCCCACAGCCCACACCGCACGCTCGGCGGATGGGAGAAACCGACGTCGACCGGGCCGACGCGACCAAAGCGCGGCCCCGACTGCGTAGAGCGCAGCCGCGAACGCCAGCAGGAGCACGCCGCGGCCGAGGAGGGTCACGTGCCCGGGGACTCCGCGGGCGTGCCGCCCGGCATGGTCGCGCCCTGGTCTGCCTGCTCCTGCATAAACTTGGACGGACACAGGGTGATGAGCGTCCCGCGATCGGCCACGAAGACGCCACTCTCCATGTGACCGGTCACCACGATCTCCCGCCCCACCGTGAAGGCATCGGGGACGCTGCCGCGGTAGGCCACCACCACGCTCGCCGCGGGCCGGTCCTTGTCACGCACCACAAACCTCACTCCCGCCGCCGACTGAGCACGCTCAGCGGCGTCCACCGGGGCCCCCGGCCCCACAGTGCCGTTGAGGCGGTACGTCGTGCCATTCGCGGTCGTCATCAGACCCGACGGGCTGGTGTAGGTCTCAATGCTGCCGCCGATGCTCGTCCAGATGAGCCATCCACCGAGGAGGACGGCAAGCGTGAGCGCGAGTGCGAAGCGGAATCGGGACTTCATGATCGACGTCCGAGGGTATCAGTGGTGCGGGATCCTGCGCGATGACACGGGACACCGCCCCGACCTGTCACACGCCCCTGCCATGATCAACCCTACGGGTACTCCGCGACGTGCTCCATGTACCTGCCACCCTATCCCGAGCGGTCTCGGCAACCCCGACGAAGGAGAACCACGGTGTCACGTACGACGAACGCGGACGACGCGAACTACCGCGCGACGTTGACCGACATGCAGTTCCACGTGACCCGCGAGGCGGGCACCGAGGCTCCCTTTTCGGGTGTCTACTGGGACCACCACGACGACGGAATGTACCGCTGCATCTGCTGCGACGCTCCGCTGTTCGACTCCGCGCAGAAGTTCGAATCGGGCAGCGGATGGCCCAGTTACACGGCACCGGTGACCCCGGACTCGGTCATCGAGAACGCGGACGACTCCATGTCCATGCGACGCATCGAGGTGCGCTGCGCGATCTGTGACGCCCACCTCGGCCACGTGTTCCCCGACGGACCCGGACCGAACGGCCAGCGGTACTGCATCAACTCGGCCTCGCTGGCGTTCGGTGGCCGCCCGGACGGAGCGGCGTCCGACTAAACCCGAGTCGTCGGCCATCCAGCCTCGGCCGGTGGACGCCGGGCGTGGACGGCGGGGCGTCATCACGGGCCCACGGGGGTGCGGGTAGGCGGCTCCATCTCCTGCCCCGCACGATCGTCCCGAGCCGTGGCGGGAAGGCCTCACCCCGCCACGCGTGGGACGGGCGCCACGTCCCCACCGGCAGGCGCGCCGGAACCGTCATCGTAAAGGTCCCGTAAGTCTCACCAAGAACTCCTCGGACGTCGCCTACCATCATCCATCGTGCACCTTCGGACCACACTCGCCGTCGCCACGGTGCTCGCCCTCCCGACGGGCCTTCTGGCCCAGGCCCAACCGTCCGCCCCCGTCGTCGGGACCACCCCGACGACCCCGGCCAAACCCGCTCCGGCGACGCCCCGCGACGTCACACCGATTATGGGGCAATCACGGCTCTCGGGCGACCAGATCGCGGCGTGGTTCGCCCGGCAGGGGGTCGCGCCCGCCATCACCATCTCCATCCTCGACCTCGCCCGCATTTTCGTGGACGAGGGCAATGCGCAGAACGTCCGTGGCGACCTGGCATTCGCCCAGTCGATCATCGAGACCGGGTGGTTCACGTACGCGGGCTCAATGGTCCGACGCGGCGACAACAACTACTCCGGGCTCGGCGCGTGCGACACCTGCAACCGGGGGAACATCTTCGCCACCCCGAACGAGGGCGCCCGAGCGCAGATCCAGCACCTCTGGGCGTACGCCGACCCCACCGCATCGGTGCTCCGCGTCGCGCGACCCTTGACGGACAAGCGCTTCACCGCCGTTCACCCCGTCGGGAAGGCGCCCGCGTGGGAGGACATGGGCAACGGCAACTGGGCCAGCGACACGGGGTACCCCGCGAAGATTCTCGCCCATTACGCGTCAATGCTCCGGTTCAACGGGCTGCAGCCCGAGTTGAGCACGGGGGCGGAGCCATCGGATACCCCAACGGGCCCACTCCCCGTGCTGGTCACGCGATCGGGTGGGGTGCGTCTGGGAACCCTGACGGGTGCCAGCGGAACCCTTGCGAATGCGACGGCCGCCTTCGGATCGGAGGGCAGGACGCGCGCCGCCTACGGCACCTGCCACGTGACCTGGGCCACGCTTGGTGCCGTCATGACATTCGCACCCGGTACCTCCGGGACGTGCGCCGATGATGCCCGACTCCGTTCGGCGGTTCTCACGGGCAACCACTGGGTCACCGGAACGGGCGTCAGGCCCGGCGCATCGGTCGCCACGCTGAGGAAGGCCTATCGGCTGAGGCCCACCCCGAAGATCACGACAGGCACCCTGCCGCTCGTGACGGGTGCCCGAGGCGCCCGGCTCACCGCACGCGTCGGTGAGGGTGTGGTCAAAGCGCTCATCGTCCGGGTGCCCGCCCACCCCTCGTAGCACGGTGACCTAAGTGCAGCGGGTCGGACGATTCGCCGGGGACCCTCACGACTGCCGTGCACGTGACACCGAACGACGCAGGGGGACGGTACGAAGCGGGCGACCGGACTCGAACCGGCGACCCTCAGCTTGGGAAGCTGATGCTCTACCAACTGAGCTACACCCGCAGGTCGTCCCAAGGGTAGCGCACGGTCTACATACGGTCCGGGGCCTCCACGCCGACCAGATCGAGTCCGGTCCGAAGAACCGATGCCGTCGCGCACAGCAGATCGAGGCGATAGGCCACCACCTCGGGCTCTTCCCCCACCACACGACAACGGTGGTAGAAGGCGTGGAAGTCCCGGGCCAAGTCCATGAGGTACGCGACCACGCGATGTGGGGAACGACGGCTCTCTGCCTCCGCCACGGCATCGGGCCAGCCGCACAGGGTGAGCAGCAGGGCGCGCTCGGAGGGATCGAGAACCGTCGGCGCGGCCACATCCGCGGGGGCGTCGGGCTTGTGAGCGAGGATCCCGGCGATGCGTGCGTGCGCGTACTGCACGTAGTAGACGGGGTTCTCATTGCTCTGGGCACGGGCCGTGTCGAGATCGAGATCGAAGGCCGTCTCGTGGCTGCGCTGCACTAGGAAGAACCGAGCGGCGTCCACCCCGATGTCGTCGATGAGTTCGCCGAGGGTGACCAGTGTGCCCGCGCGCTTGCTCATCTTCTTCGCCTCGCCGCCCTCGATGAGCGACACCAGTTGGACGATGGGCACCTCGAGCATGTCGGGGTCGTAGCCCCCCGACGCGATGACCGCGCGCAGACGCGCGACGTACCCGTGGTGATCGGCGCCCAGAACGTCGAGCAGCCGGTCATCGCCGCGGCCGGCCTTGTGGAGGTGGTATGCCACGTCGGAGGCGAGGTACGTGGTGGATCCATCGGACCGGCGCAGCACGCGGTCCTTCTCATCGCCGTACGCCGTGGTACGGAACCACAGGGCGCCATCGTGCTCATACGCATCACCCGATGCGACGAGCGCGTCGAGGCCCTCCGCTACGGCACCGCCCTCATGCAGAGTGGTCTCACTAACAAACGCATCGAATCGCACGCGGAAGCGCGCGAGTTCCGTGGTCATGGCCTCAAGCATGAGCACCTGACCACGACCCGAGAACAGGGAGAGGGTCTTGGCATCCGGCGGATCGACACGCGTGGCGAGGGTCTCCCCTACCTCGTCGCGCATTCGCTCCGCGATGGCCACGACGTAGTCGCCCTGATACCCGTCGTCCGGAACCTGAGTGTCGAGTCCGAACAACTGCCCGTACCGCGCCGCCACGGACGCCCCGAACAGGTCCATCTGCCGACCCCAGTCGTTCACGTAGAACTCACGGGTCACGTGATGGCCGGCGTAGTCGAGGATGCGAGCGAGGCCGTCGCCGTAGGCCGCCTGACGGGCGTGCCCCACGTGCGGCGGCCCCGTGGGGTTGGCCGATACGAACTCGATAAGGATGCGCTCGACGGGGTCGGCCTGGCCGCGACCGTACGCCTCCCCGGCACCGGCGATGGCGCGCGCGGCACCGGCGAACCACGCCGGACTGAGCGTCAGGTTGATGAATCCCGGACCGGCCACCTCGGCACCGTCGATCAGCACGCTCAGGTCGGGAGCGGCGGTGATGCGGGCCACGATGTCGTCGGCGATCTCGCGTGGGCTGCGCGCCACTGTCCTCGCGAGTGTCATGGCGACGTTTGTGGCGAGGTCACCGAACCCCGCCTCACGCGGTGGGGTGAGCACCGCCCGGGCCTCGGCACCGCCCGCGACTGCAGAGGCCTCCCGCGCGAGGACGACGGACAACGCAGCGATGGGACTTCCGGTGGACACGGCGCGCGATGCTACCGGGACCTGCCCGCTCGTGGGTAGGGATGCCCGGCGAGATGGGCGAGCGCGCGGTAGACCTGCTCCGCCAACACTACGCGGGCGAGTTGGTGGGGCAGGGTGAGCGGCCCGAGCGACATGCACTCGTCGGCCTCTGCGGAGACGGATGGGTCGAGCCCGATGGCGCCCCCGATGAGAAAGCAGGTGGGACGAACGTCGTCGAGCCGTCTCGCCATCCAGTCCGCCAGGGCCTCGCTACTTCGGGGCTGCGTCCCGCCCGAGTCGAGGGCGACCAGATATGAACCCTGTGCGATACGCGCACGCATGCGCTCGCCCTCCCGACGAAACACCTGTGCCGCCCCGTGCTGCACGGCTTCGGACGCCACCTCGTCCACACGGAAATCGGCCATTCGGGCGATGCGCGTCTCGTACTCGCCACCCGCATCGGCGAAGGGCGCACGCGCTCGCCCGACGACAACCAACTGGATGCGGCGGCTCACACGGTTATCGTAGGTGCCCCGTGACCGACTCGACAGACACACCCATCGGTGGCCGCATCGCGATCATCAGTGACATCCACGGAAACCGGCACGCGCTGGAGGCCGTGCGACGGGCACAGCGGCAGGCCGGCCTCACCCGCACGTGGTGCCTCGGCGACATGGTCGGCTACGGTGCCCACCCGACCGAGTGCCTACGGGTCTGTGTACACGAGTCGGAGCGCTGTATCGCGGGCAATCACGACCTCGCGGCAGCGGGACGGGTGCCGAGCAACGAGTTCTCGCCCTGGGCACGTACGGCGATCGAGTGGACGCGAACACGCCTCGACCGTAACGCACTCGACCGTCTTGCGGTGCTGGAACCGCAAGACGTGGACGGACCCGTCGCGCTGTTCCACGCAAGCCCGTCCGACCCCGTCTGGGACTACGTCATCTCGCCCGAACACGCACGCGCCGCCTTTGCCGCTTGGCCAGCCCGGCTCATGATGATCGGGCACACGCATCTCGCGGGTGCGTGGCGCCTTGGTGATGACGGGCGGCTCGATGGGGGGCTCGTGCGTGGCGAGGAGACCATCTCGTTGGAGACCGGGCGATGGCTCATGAACCCAGGCTCCGTGGGTCAGCCGCGTGACCTCGACCCGCGCGCATCGTGGGCGATCCTCGACCTCGACGCCCTCACCCTCACCTTCCGGCGTACCCCCTACGACGTGCCGGGGGCCCAGAACGCCATCCAGACCGCCGGACTGCCCATCGAACTCGGGGCCCGTCTGGCCGAGGGACGGTGATGAGCGCCTACCTCGATCACGCATCGGCGTGGCCACTGTCGGAGGCGGTGCGCCGGGAGATGGACCGGTGGACCCACCACGTGGGAAGTCCGATGGCGCTGCACGAACACGCTCGGGGACCGGCGGAGGCCATCGAACTGGCTCGCGCGAGTGTTGCGCGCCTCATAGGATGGGCACCCGAGACGGTCATCTTTACGGCGGGCGCCACCGAGGCACGCAATCTGGCCATCAAGGGTCCGCTCGCCGCCGCCGCCACCGACGCCCCTATCATTGTGCTCGATCCGCTGGCCCACTCCTCGTCACTCGCCGTGGCGAAGTCGCTCACCCGACGGGGTGGGCAGGTGCGCCTCGCACCGGTCGACGCGCAGGGACAAGTTGACGAATCGCTCCTCGCCGAACTGGCAGATGGCTGTGACGTGGTGGTGATCACCCACGGTCAGGCCGAGGTGGGCACCATCCGCCATGGAAGCGCGTTGATCGTGGCGATCCGCCTAGTCGCACCCGACGCGATCGTGGTGATCGACGCCGAGGAGACCGCCGGTCTGGTGGACGTGACCGACGGCCTCGGGGCCGACCTCGTCGTGGTCGGGGGCCGGTCCCTCGGTGGACCGGCGTGGGCCGGAGCCCTGGTGATACGTCCCGGAACGCATCTTCATCCGCTGCTCGAGGGAGGCCTCGAGGAGGGCGGTAAGCGCGGCGGTGCGCACGACATCCCCGCGATTGTCGGCCTCGGCGTGGCCGCGGACGAGGCCCTCAACGACCGCAGCACCCGGGTGGCGCACATGCGAGCGGCGGCCTCGCGCCTGACCGATGGCCTGCGGGGCGTACCGGGAGTGACCCTCAACGGGCCACCCCCCGACGAGCGGCTGCCCGGCCATGTACAGGTGTCGGTGCGGGGAGTGGAGGCCGAGGCCCTCGCCCTCTCGCTCGCGGCCCGTGATGTGGCCGTCGCCCCGGGGTCGGCATGCACGTTCGGAGCCGGCAAGGCGTCACCCGTGCTCGCAGCGATGGGCCACGATGACGAGACCGCGCGCTCGGCCGTGCTCCTCACCGCCGGGCCCACGACCACGGACACCGAGATCGATGCGGCTATCCGTGCCTTTACGCAGTCGGTGGTCGCGCTACGGGCGATGGCGCCATGACCGGGCGGGCCGATCGCGTGGTGGACGCCCTCGGCACATGGTGTCCCGTACCGGTGACCATGGCCCAACGGGCCACCCGAGAGATGCGCCCCGGCCAGGTCTTGCACGTGCTGGCCGACGATCCCATGGTGTTTCTCGATCTCCCCGCGTGGTGTCACGACCAGGGCCACGAGGTACTACAGATGGATCAGGAGCGACACATCATCAGGACCCGTATTCGCGTGGGGTAACCGTTCTCCCCACTCCGCATTGCCGTAGCGCTCGCGGCAAGTGCCCTCACGGCATTCGCGTCCGTGGCTGCGGCGGCGCCCGCGCCGCGCGTGGTCTCGGCAAACGGCTACCGACCCGCCTCCGGGCCTGCGCACGGAACGATCGTGGTCACCGCGCGGGTCTCCTACCGCGGTGTCGTCCGGGCTGCGGACCTTCGCATCCGTAATGCATCCGGGCTACCGCTGGCCACCGGAGCCCTCACGCTCACCGGTGGCGGACGCACAGTGATCGCGCGCGACACCGTCCGCCTGCAGCCCTACGCGCATCGTGGTAGGACCGCGTATTTCTACTTCCGCTTCCCGGCCTCAATGGCACGCCTCCTTCCACGTACGGGGACCCTGCGGCCCGCCTTCCACTTCGGTGTCGCGGGAGG
This sequence is a window from Thermoleophilia bacterium. Protein-coding genes within it:
- a CDS encoding sulfurtransferase TusA family protein, which produces MTGRADRVVDALGTWCPVPVTMAQRATREMRPGQVLHVLADDPMVFLDLPAWCHDQGHEVLQMDQERHIIRTRIRVG
- a CDS encoding 23S rRNA (pseudouridine(1915)-N(3))-methyltransferase RlmH produces the protein MVVVGRARAPFADAGGEYETRIARMADFRVDEVASEAVQHGAAQVFRREGERMRARIAQGSYLVALDSGGTQPRSSEALADWMARRLDDVRPTCFLIGGAIGLDPSVSAEADECMSLGPLTLPHQLARVVLAEQVYRALAHLAGHPYPRAGRSR
- the msrB gene encoding peptide-methionine (R)-S-oxide reductase — protein: MYLPPYPERSRQPRRRRTTVSRTTNADDANYRATLTDMQFHVTREAGTEAPFSGVYWDHHDDGMYRCICCDAPLFDSAQKFESGSGWPSYTAPVTPDSVIENADDSMSMRRIEVRCAICDAHLGHVFPDGPGPNGQRYCINSASLAFGGRPDGAASD
- a CDS encoding heme lyase CcmF/NrfE family subunit, which encodes MTLLGRGVLLLAFAAALYAVGAALWSRRPGRRRFLPSAERAVWAVGIATTTAAVAMWVALLTDRFDIANVAGYSDRTLGWRYKLTALWGSQAGSLLLWAWLISLVAVLVVVTNRRRNRQLMPVVIAVLMGTSAFFTSVLSFVTSPFATVSPVPVNGRGLNPLLQNVYMESHPPLLYIGYVGLSVPFAFAIAALVTRRLDSTWITSVRRWTVVSWLFLTLGIILGSRWAYEELGWGGYWAWDPVENAALMPWLVATAFLHSVMVQERRGMLRIWNMVLIILTFTLALFGTFLTRSGILSSVHAFGESTLGPYFLAFIVAILVGSFALLVTRLPLLRSENSLESYISREAIFLYNNLLLVGLAFAVFWGTIFPVLSEVVRGDRITVGQGFFNQVAAPVGLALLFFTGVGPLIPWRTVSPAELRRRFGPPLVVAIIAVIPAVGVAQDGSHWWAAAAIVLAAFTVACIIGEYWRGVAVRRQLGDVSWPATLGQLFVRNRRRYGGYVVHLGVVSLIVAIACQGAFSSQGDLALRLGASGEVSGYTFTNEGGTRTQGDHTMSVGVTLAVSEGGARVATLVPRVDMFTAQMQRSTEVAIDSSPLRDVYVVLVGLTPDGLARISVFVNPMMMWIWVGGLIMLAGSLVAVWPPRRPRDAVIPAPARADDGVRE
- a CDS encoding aminotransferase class V-fold PLP-dependent enzyme, which codes for MSAYLDHASAWPLSEAVRREMDRWTHHVGSPMALHEHARGPAEAIELARASVARLIGWAPETVIFTAGATEARNLAIKGPLAAAATDAPIIVLDPLAHSSSLAVAKSLTRRGGQVRLAPVDAQGQVDESLLAELADGCDVVVITHGQAEVGTIRHGSALIVAIRLVAPDAIVVIDAEETAGLVDVTDGLGADLVVVGGRSLGGPAWAGALVIRPGTHLHPLLEGGLEEGGKRGGAHDIPAIVGLGVAADEALNDRSTRVAHMRAAASRLTDGLRGVPGVTLNGPPPDERLPGHVQVSVRGVEAEALALSLAARDVAVAPGSACTFGAGKASPVLAAMGHDDETARSAVLLTAGPTTTDTEIDAAIRAFTQSVVALRAMAP
- a CDS encoding metallophosphoesterase — translated: MTDSTDTPIGGRIAIISDIHGNRHALEAVRRAQRQAGLTRTWCLGDMVGYGAHPTECLRVCVHESERCIAGNHDLAAAGRVPSNEFSPWARTAIEWTRTRLDRNALDRLAVLEPQDVDGPVALFHASPSDPVWDYVISPEHARAAFAAWPARLMMIGHTHLAGAWRLGDDGRLDGGLVRGEETISLETGRWLMNPGSVGQPRDLDPRASWAILDLDALTLTFRRTPYDVPGAQNAIQTAGLPIELGARLAEGR
- a CDS encoding arginine--tRNA ligase, with product MHVARAAHPAPPTRPRSVGGAGLPRARPSRRASLPTSGQVPVASRAVSTGSPIAALSVVLAREASAVAGGAEARAVLTPPREAGFGDLATNVAMTLARTVARSPREIADDIVARITAAPDLSVLIDGAEVAGPGFINLTLSPAWFAGAARAIAGAGEAYGRGQADPVERILIEFVSANPTGPPHVGHARQAAYGDGLARILDYAGHHVTREFYVNDWGRQMDLFGASVAARYGQLFGLDTQVPDDGYQGDYVVAIAERMRDEVGETLATRVDPPDAKTLSLFSGRGQVLMLEAMTTELARFRVRFDAFVSETTLHEGGAVAEGLDALVASGDAYEHDGALWFRTTAYGDEKDRVLRRSDGSTTYLASDVAYHLHKAGRGDDRLLDVLGADHHGYVARLRAVIASGGYDPDMLEVPIVQLVSLIEGGEAKKMSKRAGTLVTLGELIDDIGVDAARFFLVQRSHETAFDLDLDTARAQSNENPVYYVQYAHARIAGILAHKPDAPADVAAPTVLDPSERALLLTLCGWPDAVAEAESRRSPHRVVAYLMDLARDFHAFYHRCRVVGEEPEVVAYRLDLLCATASVLRTGLDLVGVEAPDRM
- a CDS encoding cytochrome c maturation protein CcmE; amino-acid sequence: MKSRFRFALALTLAVLLGGWLIWTSIGGSIETYTSPSGLMTTANGTTYRLNGTVGPGAPVDAAERAQSAAGVRFVVRDKDRPAASVVVAYRGSVPDAFTVGREIVVTGHMESGVFVADRGTLITLCPSKFMQEQADQGATMPGGTPAESPGT